The Deltaproteobacteria bacterium region GAGGTGAACGGCGACGCGGCGCCGGGCGGGAGCCAGGGCACGGCCCTGGCGGCCATGGAGCGGCTGGCGGCGCAGATGCTCCCGCCCGGGATGCAGGTCGAATGGACCGACATCGCCTACCAGGCGAAGCTCGCGGGCAACACCGCGGTCTTCATCTTTCCGCTCTGCGTCCTCTTCGTGTTCCTCGTCCATTCCGCCGAGTACGAGAGCTGGTCGCTGGCGCTCGCGATCATCCTGATCGCACCGATGTGCCTGCCGTTCGCGCTCTTCGGCACGTGGCTGCGGGGCCTGGACAACAACCTGATCACGCAGATCGGCTTCATCACGCTGATCGGGCTCGCGGCGAAGAACGCCGTCCTCATCGTCGAGTTCGCCAAGCAGCAGCAGGAGGAGGGAAGGGACCGCTTCGCGGCCGCCGTCGAGGCGAGCCGCCTGCGCCTCCGGCCGATCCTGATGACCTCGTTCGCGTTCATCCTGGGAGTGCTGCCGCTCGCGCGCGCGACCGGTCCCGGCGCCGAGATGCGTCAGGCGCTCGGCACGGCGGTGTTCAGCGGCATGCTCGGGGTCACGCTCTTCGGCCTCTTCTTGACGCCCGTGTTCTATGTGCTTCTCCGGCGCTCGGCGGCCGCGCGGGTCGCCGCGCGCGAGCGGGCGTCCGAGCGCGAGACGCCGGGCCTGGCGCGGGGGACGGCTGGAGAGCCTGGGCGTGGGTAGCGCGGGACGGAGTCGCGGCCGCCCGCGGCTCTCGGTCGTTGCGGTGGCGGTCCTCGCGGCCTGCGCGCTCGGGCCGAGCTACCGGCGCCCGGTCGTCCCCACGCCCGAGACGACGCGTGGCCAGCACGGCCCGGCGGATCCCGCCTCCCTTGCGGACTCGCCGTGGTGGGCGATTTTCCGCAACCCCGCCCTGCCGGCGCTCGTCGAGGAGGCGATCCGNCAGATCGCCGTCGCACGCGCCGACATGTTTCCGCAGGTGAGCTATCAGGGCGAGGCGGTCCGCGAGCGCACCGCGGTGCCCGGCATCCCGGCGAACCTGACCTTCAACTCCTTCCTCGGGACCTTCAACCTCGCCTGGGAGATCGACGTCTGGGGGCGCATCCGGCGCGCCACGGAGGCCGCGCGCGCCGACTATCTCGCCGCCGAGGCGGTGCGGCGTGGCGTGCTGCTCACCCTGGTGAGCGACGTGGCGCAAGCGTACTTCGAGCTGCTCGAGCTCGACCGCGAGCTCGAGATCACGCAGGGCACGAGGATCACGTTCCAGGACACCGTCGACCTCTTCCAGCGGCGCTATGTGGGTGGAATCGGCACGCTGCTCGAGGTGTCGCGCGCGCAGGCGGCGCTCACCCAGGCCCGCGCGGGCATCCCGGAGCTCGAGCGCCAGATCGTCGTCAAGGAGAACCAGCTCTCCACCCTGCTCGGACGGCCGCCCGGCGAGATCGCGCGCGGCGCGTCGCTCGATGGCGAGTCGCCGGCGCCAGAGGTGCCCGCCGGCCTGCCGTCCCAGCTCCTCGAGCGGCGCCCCGACATCCAGCAGGCCGAGCAGGCGCTCGTGGCGGCGAACGCCGACGTCGGCGTCGCCGTGGCGAGCTTCTTCCCGCGCCTCGGCCTCACCAGCCTGTACGGGGGCCAGAGCAGCGAGCTCGAGAACGTGGTGAAGAGCGCCGGCAACGTGTGGGCCATCGGCGGCTCGCTCGCGGGTCCGCTCTTCCAGGGTGGACGGCTGCTCGCGAGCTATCGGGCGAGCTCGGCCGGGTGGGACGAAGCCGTCGAACGCTACCAGCAGGCAACGCTCCGCGCGTTCGCGGAGGTGTCGAACGCGCTCGTCGCCCAGCAGAAGCTCAAGGGCGTGCACGCCGAGCGCGACGAGACGGTGAAGGCGCTCCAGACGTCGGTCGCGCTGTCGCTCCAGCGCTACAACGACGGCATCGCGAGCTACTTCGAAGTCCTCGAGGCCGAGCAGCAGCTCTTTCCCGCCGAGCTCGACCTCGCGCGCACGCAGCGGGACGAGCTCGTGGCCGTCGTCACCCTCTACCGCGCGCTCGGGGGCGGGTGGCGCCTCGCCGTGCCCGACTGGAGCGCCCTTCCGGACAAGTCGGCGGGAGGCGAGAAGCCGCCGGGTGAGTGAACGCTGACATGATGCGTCGCATCGAGCGACCAGGGACCCGGGCCGGAGACCAGGAGAAAGATGCAACTCATGATCTGCGCGTACTCCGATCG contains the following coding sequences:
- a CDS encoding hydrophobe/amphiphile efflux-1 family RND transporter yields the protein EVNGDAAPGGSQGTALAAMERLAAQMLPPGMQVEWTDIAYQAKLAGNTAVFIFPLCVLFVFLVHSAEYESWSLALAIILIAPMCLPFALFGTWLRGLDNNLITQIGFITLIGLAAKNAVLIVEFAKQQQEEGRDRFAAAVEASRLRLRPILMTSFAFILGVLPLARATGPGAEMRQALGTAVFSGMLGVTLFGLFLTPVFYVLLRRSAAARVAARERASERETPGLARGTAGEPGRG
- a CDS encoding efflux transporter outer membrane subunit, producing the protein MCFSGARRPRGSPRASGRPSARRRAWRGGRLESLGVGSAGRSRGRPRLSVVAVAVLAACALGPSYRRPVVPTPETTRGQHGPADPASLADSPWWAIFRNPALPALVEEAIRQIAVARADMFPQVSYQGEAVRERTAVPGIPANLTFNSFLGTFNLAWEIDVWGRIRRATEAARADYLAAEAVRRGVLLTLVSDVAQAYFELLELDRELEITQGTRITFQDTVDLFQRRYVGGIGTLLEVSRAQAALTQARAGIPELERQIVVKENQLSTLLGRPPGEIARGASLDGESPAPEVPAGLPSQLLERRPDIQQAEQALVAANADVGVAVASFFPRLGLTSLYGGQSSELENVVKSAGNVWAIGGSLAGPLFQGGRLLASYRASSAGWDEAVERYQQATLRAFAEVSNALVAQQKLKGVHAERDETVKALQTSVALSLQRYNDGIASYFEVLEAEQQLFPAELDLARTQRDELVAVVTLYRALGGGWRLAVPDWSALPDKSAGGEKPPGE